The Diceros bicornis minor isolate mBicDic1 chromosome 19, mDicBic1.mat.cur, whole genome shotgun sequence genome contains the following window.
TGATTCAAGAGGTGCATAATGTGtggttgtctgttttttttgtgaTGTTGGCAGACTGCTAATGCTCAGTGCCTCGTTCCATTAGTGAATGAAGGTTTGCAAACTAGTGATCTTCCAGTGCCGAACCACTTCTCTAAAGAGAAACTTGTCGTCATCTGCTATTGGTTTCCCAGTGGTACAGTTTATATAAGAAAGGAGAATAAATGCTTgactcttttccttttattttattccttccttttctttcctacttTTAAAACAATGAGTTAGTTCCCTGGTATCATCCAATAGTGACCAATTTTGtgtatgtattttgttttgtcttttagtattattatgaacttATATTATTATGAACTTATGGATTTAGGCAAATTATATGTGTTTCAATTCATTACAGTTATGttgttgatgctcaaattgtcccatctttggctataatttgtttttgttgtggTGGTTTTTTTAACCTGGTAAGACTTTCAGTTTAATCACCaagatatatatttaaggtgaTATACAGTCATAGACTCTGACATTCAAAAGGTTCTGAGTGTTGAGAAATGACTTCTCCAATCTTAAAAGTATCACATCTTAGGCGTGACTTAGGTGGGGAGTGGGTGAATTAAGGTTCCGGCCACACTTGTATATGTGCCCAGGGGCCATGATGACTTCACACCTGACTCAGCACATTTGGTGATGGTGCCAAGTTGCCAGGACTCTGGCAAACATCTTGGTGTGCAGAGCCCAGGCCATTCCGTTGCTCCAAGTAACTGAAACCCTTTCTCCTTCAGGAGGTGTTGGAATTGGCTTTCTCCATCCTGTATGACCCTGATGAGACCTTAAACTTCATTGCACCTAATAAGTACGAGGTGAGCAGCGTGGTGCTGTCTTGCACAGCGAGCCCTCTCTGTGACTCCTCAGCTGGGGGGAGGAGTGGGCAGAACAGGAACATCCCCCTAAAGGCAGGGGTCCACAGTGTGTCATGAAAGCTATTTGACACCGAGGTTCTGCCACGCTGTGGGTCCTTCGCCTGAGCTGGGCTCTCCAGGTTACTCTTCAGCAGCAGCCTTAGGTTGTCGTAGAAAGACAGGGTCAACTAGGGATAACTTATTTTTCTGGGACTAGGAAAAATCTCTTCAGTTTCTCCTTGGCCACCTGCCCAAGTGAACCTGATGAACCTGACAGATCCTCCTTCCTCAGGGCTCCTGGTCACATGTTGTAGTGGATCCTGCCTGGGCTTTGAAGCCAGATGGATCCTGTCCTCCCGACACAGGGCTTACAGTTTCATCTGCAGCACTGGAAGATACTAGATGTCAAATGAGTGACCGTGGTTGAGACCACACATGTCTGGTGAGCTCTGAGAGCCATCAGAGGGAAGTTGAGGTGGGGCTTCTGGAAGAAGAGACGCTTAGCCAGGGCCTGAACTGCCAGTGGAGTTTTAttgggaagaaatgaagaactaGCAGGTGGGGGACAGGTGAGCAAAGGCATGGAAAAGATGGAACAGGAGGAGTTAGGGAGGGACGGGTTGAGAATTCCGTTATTCCGTCTCATCATGAGACCCTCAAGTTCAGTTTCTCTAGTAATAATTTTTAACatcatttaatttcctttttttgaaacAAAATTGAGATCCTACAGTGATTCCATTTGTGTCCTGCTTTTTTCACCTGATACGTATTTCTTCCTACCATTACTAATTTCAGGGCAAGTGCAGGTAATTGACATCCCAGTACTCAGGTCTCGTTTTGCTTTATTCATtaatcgcttttttttttttttttttttttttttttttttttttgtgaggagatcagccctgagctaacatccgccaatcctcctctttttttgctgaggaagacggccctgggctaacatcggtgcctatcttcctccactttatatgggacgccgccacagcatggcttaccaagcagtacttcggtgcgcgcccgggatccgaaccagcgaaccccgggccgccgcagcggagcgcgcgcacccaaccgcttgcgccaccgggccggcccctcattaattgcatttttaaaaatcatatttcatattattttagggaatttaaatgtaaatccCTCATAAAAATCAAAAGGTCTTTTGAGAAAGTGAATGATCACCTCCCGGTTTATCTTTGCTATTATCCCAAATCGGTTTTGCCTATACTGAATAGTGCCACAGAGACTGTTGTGAGTCCTCTCAGAAAAGAGACCTTGGCAGGACCTGCTGCTGACCAGGGGCCACCAGGTGACATTTTGCAACTTGCTCCCCACAGTACTGCATCTGGATTGACGGCCTCAgtgccctcctggggaaggacatgtcCAGCGAGCTGACCAAGAGTGACCTGGACACGCTGCTGAGCATGGAGATGAAGCTGCGGCTCCTGGACCTGGAGAACATCCAGATTCCGGAAGCCCCGCCGCCAGTGCCCAAGGAACCCAGCAGCTATGACTTTGTCTATCACTATGGCTGAGCCTGGAGCCAGAGACGACGGTACCCAGGAAGGGATTTTGGGCCCAGCAGAAACGCAGTCTGGTGCCTTGTCTTTTGCTTGTACAGAATCTATAGTGACTGTGGTGGCCAGTAAATGCCAGCCATTTCTGAGACCCACCTCGGACCACCCAGAGCTTCCTCTAGGACCCTGTCCACTATGAGTCATGAAGGCAGGTGCTCCGGCCTCCCCATCACCGTGGAGCCTGGGATCTGGCCATGAGGAATGAACAGCAGACACCCTTGCCTTCCAGGCCAAGAAGCTGCTTCTTGAGCTGGAGTTAACAACAGCCACTCACCTTTTCTTCTGAGCCTGCTCTCTGGTCGGCTGGATCCCCACGTGGGCAAGAGCTGGCCCAGGAAAGGCTGCCTGCAGAGGCCAGATGTGCTGGCGTGTTGAGAGCCTTGGAGGGACTGCCTCTGGGTGACCCATGCCTGTGTCTCAAATCTAAGTAGAGGCCTTGCCCTTGCTTTTGTCGTCTTCGTGAGGGCTCCTTCCGGCCTCGTACAGTGCcaagatgctgctgctgctgaggtTTGGCTCTAACACCTCTGGTCTCCAGAGCCACCAGGTCTCTCTTCCCCCCCAGTTGTCTGGGCCATTGGAATTTCTCCCTACAAGTTCTCAGTCTCTCATTCTGGCAAGTCAGAGACATGCGGGCTGAGTCCCACCCTCTTAGTCTCGCGGAACTCTGCAGGGAGAGCCCAGATGAGGCTGGGCCTAGACTGTGGTGAGGTCACCAGattccactccccacccccccgtTTATATCTTTTCTTCCTCGGGGAGAAATCTCCCACCTAACCTGAATTGCAGCTCCCTCCCGTTTGCTTTCCTTTGGCCTTCCAGACCTCAGGAAGTTTGCCTTCCCGCCTTCCCCATCCCAGCGCCGTGGTTTCTGCCATTGACCGTGATTTCTGGGAGCTGGCTGAGgccagctgaggccacagctgtGCCAACGGGGCTTCCCTGGTGCTGCAGCACTTGTGAACCACACgcaagcctctctccttggacaCATGTGAACACAGTGGCATTCAGTGTTGGGAGCCTGGCATGGTAGGTACTGCCCATTGAAGAGTgtactatatattttctttactatAGGCCATACTTATAcagacatgtatatatatttatataagatCTACCTATCCTAGATGGAATGtttgagggaaaataaaattGGAGGCCAAAAAAAATAGTTACACTTGCAGTTGTGAGCCAAGATTGTAACCGGAGAGCAGCCAGGAGCTTCCTGTCAGTAACCATGTTTTCAATAAATACTCTTTCATGTACAAACTGTGGTTCCTGTTAACAACTGTTTCTCTACTTGCTCCCTGCCCAGGGGAGCTTCACCTTGACAAGACCTCATTTCATTGTGTCTGCGAGACTTCGGAGAGCTCCAGCTGGAGCCCTCAGCCACCTCCCAAGAGCCGCTTCCTCCTCTGCCACCACCCTGCCTTCACCTCgggcacgcgcgcacacacacacacaccctgctggTTAAGGATACTCACAGATTGGCGCACCAGGACAAAGTGTTTTCTGGTCAGGCCTGCCGGGTACAGCAGGGAAAGGCATGCTGTACACCCCCGTGAACAtgtcctccctcttctccctgccAGGGCCACCGCCAGGGGACAGCTCGAGTACTCGTGCCTTACAAAGAAGACACGTTCTTCACCCTGTGTGTTGCCAGTGCTTAGTGCCCAGCCTTCCAGCTGGTGTTTTAGGCTGTTGCTCCAAACCTCAGCCTTGGTAGCTGGGAGGCTTGAATGAGGGCGGTGATGAAAACAGATACTTTCTCTTGCCtctgagagagaaggaggggaggacAAGCTCtttcaaaaggcacagagtgcaCAGGCACTACAGGCCTTGAGGACTGAATAAAGCCAAGACCTTGGGCAGCAATGGGTGCCATTGTAGGTGCTGGCTAAGTGTTGACTGAACTAATGTCTGCAGGGTGCCAGCTGGCAATGGCAGGGGCAGCAGCGGTTTGCATAATGCACTGCTTACACTCTGGCCTTGAGCCTTCTGTTCAAAAGGCACGGGGAGCCCAGGCGAGTCACTTGCAAGGGTCCCTGTTTGCAGCCAGTCTGAGCCAGAGCGCCCAGGAGGGGCCAAAGAGGAAAGGCAAAAAGCCCCAAACTGAGCCTCCGCCTGCAACCCCAGCCTGCCTGGCCTCCTAATGATTCTCCCTGTCTGCAGGCTCTGCCTTTTAATCCAGCCtgcaagatgaataagatctGAACGCCCTCGCTGGCATTTTTGGGACCAGTGCAATCTGCCCCCTGGCTACTTTTTGGGTTACCCTCTTTAGAAACAACTGGGCTCCAAGCCAGGCTCAGCCTGCTCATCCCTCTGCCTGGGACGCTCTCCCTCTACTGGACCTGCGGAAATGGAGATCGTTCTCATCAAGTTTCAGGCACACAGAAAGTGTTTCACAAATGCTTAGTATAATTTTTACTTCTCATGGATCTTCTAAGTGCTAAAATGTAATGGCCCCGACTTATCATCACTCCCCAGCTGGCTTGAGCTCCCAGAAGAAAAAGCCACGAGAGATTTATCTTGGTGGTTCGTTCCGTGGTGCCCAGCACGGGGCTGGACATAAGTAAAGACTTAATGTGTTCAACAGAAGTAAACAGGAGACTATTTTCTGGCCCCCGCGGTGCGCACGGCTCTGCACCAGGCGCCGCGCGCCAGAGCGGCGCCTCGCCCGAGCGCAGGAGACACAAACGACCAAGCAAGACGGGGTGCTCACCGCTGGGCTCCAAAGGCTCCGCGGGAAGGGCGCGCCAGGCTGGGTCCCGGCGGACAGTGGGGgaagccccgccccgccccgccggcaGCACGCCCCGCCCGCCCCTCGCCGGCTTCCGGCGGAAGTGCCCCCTCCGCGGCGACGCCCAGCCTCGCACTTCCGGCAGGAGGGTCTAGGCCCCGAGCGCCCGTGGCCGAGGTGAGTGGGCGCGCGGCGGGCCTCGCGCGCGCTCCCGGGGACGGGGAGGGACGGGGAGGGCCGGGCCTGGGCCGGGGAGCGGGGTCGCGGCCGGCTGGGCGGGGTCGGGCTCCTGCCCTCCCGGGCCGCAGTGTCCGCGCCGTGTAGGGGCCAGGGCCTCCTCGCGCCCTCCTCGGCCGCCTGCCCCGCGCGCTTCCCCGGCATGTCCTGAGCACCCCGACGCGCCGGGCCTGCACCCCGGCGGGCATCTGCAGCACGGCCCTGCCCGCCGAGCGGCCGCCTCCCGCCCTGGGGTGCGAGTGGGGGGCGGGCAGTAGACACGTGGGCAGACGGGGAGACGTCAGGGGGTAGGAGGGGCCACCAGGATGAGGAGGGGGCCCGCGAGGAAAGTTAAGCCACCCAGCGGTGTGTGGAAGTgtgttctgggcagagggaacagcaagtgcgcAGAAGGACACAGGCTTGATGTGTTTGACAAACAGCCGGAGGCCAGCGTGGCAAGTGCTGGGGCCGTGGGGGGAGGAGGTGGTCGGCAGAGGCCTTCCTCGTGGGCCTGCTGAGGAGTTGGGATTAGCCCTGTGAGCGCGTGGTCTGTTTTCTGTGCTTAGGCCGTCTCCCAGCTGCTTTGTGGACTTGAGGTTGGCTggcggggaggaggcagggacacCAGTCAGATCAGATGTCCAGTGGGTGAAAGATAACTGTGGCTTAGACTGTGATGGTGGAGTAGAAGTGAAGTAAGTGGGTCAAGAAGTATGTTGGAGGTGGAACTGACAGGACAGGAtttgaggaaggagagaaagagtggTCAGGGTGACTTCATCGTTCGTCTGGGGGTTTGGGCTTAAGTGTTATGCTGGCATTTACTAATGACTTTGGACTAGATTGGGGGTGTGAATCGAGAAATCTGCTTGGGGCACTTAAAGTTTAGATCTCGTGAGTGGAGCCATCAGATAGGCGGTTCGATGTGCTAATCTGGAGCTCACAGAAAGGTTAGGGCTAATGGAAAGAACTTAGAAATCATGGGCATGGCGATTGGATGGGATGAGGTTACTCAAAGTGAGAATTAAGATAGAGCTTGTGCGCTCCACTATGGACTCTTGtagggagaagcagagagaacCATTTAGGAGACTAATGCATCGTGTGGGGGAAAGAGGATGGTGGCTCAGGTGATGGTGGTGGAGGTCAGGAGATGTGATCCTGTTGGAGATGTTTTGTGAGGGTAGAGCTGACAGTATTTTGATTGATTGTGCGCCAAGGGAAAAAGCAGAATCAAAGATAAGAGCAAGATTCTTGGCCTAAGCAACTAGGTGAATGGTGGTCCCACTGGCCGAGGTGGGAAGAGGAGCAGGTTTGGACGAGGACAAGAAGGCAGTTGGATATTCTTCTGGGGTTCATGgggaggtcagagagagagagacacattgGGGAGATGTCAGCTTAATGGAGGCATTTCCAGGATGGGACTGCATTAGGTCACATAGCATAGTGGTTCTCAATCCATTGGATACGACACCCTCTTTTTAATGACAAATATTTCATTAACAACCCCCCTTATTATCCTAAAATGAAATTTATGGTTCATAAAAACTGCCTacgtataacttttaaaaaattgatgatgCCCTAACCacaatataaaagagaaataaaaggaaagtaattgacaacaaaataaaatgtgtttcaaTATGTAAGTTCCTGTGCACAAGGACACTGGAAGTCACAATGAAGCAGTCGATGCTTTCGCCACTTTCCCCATAGAACCTCTGGGAAAGTGATAGCCACGGTGCAGACTACTACAGCTCGAAAACCATGAGTGCCATTGCTGTAGATAATGTGGTTTTTCCGGGAACTCGTGGTACCCTTTTATCAAGAACAGTTCATTCTCCCCTCAGGGTAAATGGTAAATGTACTCTTGGAAACTTTAGTGCATAGTAGAACCATGGAAAAACTGTTCTGTTACATGTAAAAACAGTTGGGTTCTAGGTTCAGGTAATTATAAGCAGATCTTTGGCCTCCATGAATGTCCAGGTCATgtagggtgccaaacaattctgTTATGTGGACTATCTCCCTTATAGTCCCCACTCACTTAAGTTAGGAGCGTCCCCCCAAACACCACCACAGGTTTCCAAAGTTCCCTTGAAGAGAACTACAGCCCTGTGATGTCCTTTGGGCAGAGGCTTGTGCCAGCTCCCAGtttgtgttgggggaggggaaatgatAACCCAGGTTCCAGAGTACAGAACTGAATGTGATTACTCCCTTCAGAaaggactgggggtggggggaaggaagaTGTCTGATCACATGGTTCTAGGAAGGCTTCAAGAAAGAGGTGGCATTGCAGCAAGGTGGGAATGTTTCagaggaagaggtgagggaggaagaacaCACAAATGAAGCAGTAGGTGGGATAACGCTGGACCCGGGTCAACCTGGTCTTCCTGGAGCCTGGCATGCTCTGGGCACTCATTAGGGTTGGCTAGATTGGTAGGGAGGCAACGAGTTGTTTAGTTTGGCAAGACCCTAAGGAGGCACCGCCTCTATGGGAGTGGTTGCTAGAGGCTAGGGCAAGGTCGGTATTGGTTTCTTGGTCCATTTTTAACATCTTAAAGACTAGATCAGTCCCCTGAAAATCACATGCCTCCTCTCTTGCACTGAGTTATGAAACCATATGGAGAACCTTAATGCGCCAGGTGAGTGTAAGGCTAATGTGGACATGGTGATCCTTGTCTTCATGGAGCACACAGCCTCCCAGGCGTCACAGAGACCACTCCAATCATCGCGCCCTGCGCAAGTGCGATGAGTGAAAAGTAGGGGAGCCGTGAGAGCAGCCTGAAACTCAGGGGGACGCGTGGGGGGTCCCTGAGGAAGCGACAGCTGAGCTGAAGATGAGTGGGAGCAGCTGAGAAAGGAACGAAGGGCAGGCAGTGTTGAGTTCCTTCAGGCAGCAGGAGAGAGCCCAGGGTGTCTGGGGAACTGGAAGGCGGTGGTGAGCCTCGGGCACGGAGAGCCTGGAGCTGAGGCCGGGAGGCCTGCAGGGACTGGATCAGGCCTTAGCCGCAGGAAGGGTTTATGGTCATCATCATAAAAGCACTAGAAGCCACCAAAAGCTAGCATCTTAtctgacatgatcagatttacatttttaaaaggtcactTTGGtggcaattcatggagaacagctTGAGGTGATAAGAGAGTGGACGTGGGTGTGGGCTCCTTCCTGCTGTCCTGTCTCCTCTGACCTGCCCCCTGctgggtggggatggggtgggcgAAGCCAGATGGCCCTCACTCTGCACAAGCCACCAGAGCTGCCTTCTCATCCTTCCAGCCTTAGACCCGGGGACCTGCAAGCCCTGCATCCAGTTACTAGTCATGGAGAGGGTCGGCTCAGGCCACCAGCCCCTTAGGTGAGGACTCTGCCTGGGGCTCTGTTGACGATTCCGAATCATGGAGACGAAGAGAACTCCTCTGGCCAGGAGCCATTCTTGTTGAAAGTCGTGAGCCAGCTTGACTGGCTCTTCCTGCGGGCTATCTTCAAGAGAGGTGCCAGCCCCCACTGACCCAGAGCTAGCAAGTTGCAGCCTCCACGGATGGGGAGGTGGGCCCTGGAAGTGGCCTTTGTGTGGAAGGCGGTGTTGACTCTGGGGCTGGTGCTTCTCTACTACTGCTTCTCCATCGGCATCACCTTCTACAACAAATGGCTGACGAAGGTAACTCGGAGGCCTTGCAGCGCAGGGGCCGGGGAGGGAGGTGGCTGTGGCTACATTGTCCCTAATATTTAACAACAGGAAGGCCGGGCTTCAACTAATCAAACTGGAAGCCAGTCGCACTAGTGATGGGACAGGGCCCCAGAGCCCTGCCGTGCCAGGGATTCCCCTTCAGTGTTTGGGTTGAGGGGAATCAGGAAAGGGAGACACCGAGGGTGAGCTGGGGAAACCCGGGGGGGCTTACGGTGGCAGCTGTTTACCATCCGGTAGAGAGGTCGTTTGGTATTTTAATCATTGGCACAGCCCTCCTGGCCCGCACTGGCTATTAGCTGGGTGGAGGCGGGGGGACGGGCTGGAGCAGGTAGGTAGCTCACAGGCCTGTTGAAGAGTGGACAGCACCATGCTGCGACTGAGCCCTGGTCTGCCACCTGCTCTCCGTgtgacctccagaactgggacTAGTAGTCTCTCATCCCAAGTGATTGTAATGTGGGTGAAAGCCCCTCACACAATGCAGAGCCCTCATGAACCACCCAGTTAGCACCACTGCCGCCCGATAGAGGCGAGGAGGGGGCCGGAGTGGGCAGGCAGTAAGCCACACCTGGGCTGTGTGCTTGGGCTCCGCACAGAGCTTCCACTTCCCCCTGTTCATGACGATGCTGCACCTGGCCGTGATCTTCCTGTTCTCTGCCCTGTCCAGGGCCCTGGTTCAGTGCTCCAGCCACAGGGCCCGCGTGGTGCTGAGCTGGACCGACTACCTCAGAAGAGTAGCTCCGACAGGTATGTGCCGGTGGGGTGAGCCCTGGGGCGGCCCGGGCTGGAGGGGCTGCTTGGAAAGCCGTAGGCCAAGGACAAAAGGAAGCCTGCATGGCTTGAAGCTTAGGCCCCCTCTGCCCGCttcactcctgcctgctcccccacccccacttctgcCTCTTACGTACTTCCCATCTGCCCACTCCCCCCATGCACACCCAGAAAAAGCCCTGATGCAGCAGTGGCCTTGTGGTTCCCTGAGCCACGCGCCATGGCCTGGAGACAGGAGTGAGCAGAGCGTGGAGTCCCTCCCCTCGCCGTGCTGCACTGAGGGCAGTGAGGGGCGTCACGGAGCACAGAGCAGGGGAACCCGCCAAGGTCGGCGGGCGGCTGGGTGGGGAGGGTTTCCCGGAGCGAGGGCTGAGTGGGCTGAGACCTGGAGGATGAGTGGGACTGGCCGGTCCTGGGAGGGGACGGCGCCTGTGTGCCTGGGAGAGGTTTAGTGTGTGTGGAGGTCTGAAAGGGAACTGAAAGTGTCTCCGGATGCTGAGAACTCAGCATTGGTGAGAGGCTGTgggagaaatgagaaatgagaggGCGGCAGGGGTCAGATCCTGGAGGGCCAGCTCCTCGTGAGGAGTGTGTGTTTTATCCTGAGGAAAACAGGAGCCACTCTGAAGACTTTCCAGTAGGGGATCAACAGGATTGGATTAATAACCCTCATCAGGAGGAcagtcaaaatatttaacaaatgggAACAACACATCCCCAGCAATCAGAATGGACCGCAGCCCCAGTGCTGGAGCAGACCACCCTGCTTTTTTTGGCCAGCAGTTAACCCTCTAGTTGCTCACTAGAAAGGACAGCCCAAGGGCCCCAGAGAAAGCTGGAGTATGCAGGGCAGAGTGGGGGGCACTCAGGTGCCTGACAGAATTGTAACGTCTGGCACGCCCATGCCGGCCTCCCTGTCTGTGTGTCCGGTGGGGCCCCTGTGTCCACAGCACTGGCAACGGCGCTTGACGTGGGCTTGTCCAACTGGAGCTTCCTCTACATCACCGTCTCACTGTGAGTACCCGCCCCACCCCGCCGCCCCCCTGCAGGCTCAAGCTGTCTGTCCAGCCGGCTGTCTGTGCACCCGGCCGATGGGCCAGCTGCTACACCACTCTCTGGGACCAGCCCTTGCTCTCTCAGCTCCTGCCTGGCACCCGGCAGCTCCCCAGGAAGTCGCCAGCCTCTTGCGTAAGCCCGGCACAGGGGATGCTGTGCCTGCCTGCCAGGTGGCCTGGGGAAGCCAGGGGCTCAAACAGCGGTGACAGTCACGGCAGGGGAGAAAGGGCGCTGACCGATGTGCAGGGCCTCAGCTGCACAGAGGGGCAGGCATAGCAGTTGAGAATATCTCTGGTTCTGTGCTTCAGAGAGCACAGTCCCTGCCTTCCCTCTGTCTGCACTTCTCATCCTGCCttgctcctcctggcctccactgaggaGTAGGTAAACAAAGGTCACAGGTCAGCTCAGACGACTCAGGCCGCCTTCCTCTGGTCTTCTGTACCCAGGTCACCCACTGCCCTGAGCAGAGCCAGTTGCCCTGGTTGTGCCAAGGGCCCCTGTCTTGGTGGTGAGTCTGAGCCCAGGCTCCAGCGGTGCATTGTGGGTAATTTTTGTTGCCAGGTACACAATGACCAAATCCTCAGCTGTCCTCTTCATCTTGATCTTCTCTCTGATCTTCAAGCTGGAGAAACTGGTGAGGCCCCAGCTTTCCTTTTGACCCTCCTACTCCCAGAGATGCTAAGAATGAAAAGGGGAAACTGGACAGTGGCTTATCACTGTGTGTGATGAGGAGACAAGCCCAGCCCAGGTGGCAGTAACTCCTGTTGCTGAGGAAGGACCTAGACACAGGGCACTACTGAGAATATTAGAAAGTGGTGTGGCAGGGGTAATGACCAAAGGGGAGAGGATTCAAGGACAGGGGCCGGTAGAGCCGGGTCCTGGGGGCTCCCTGCTGCGTGAGGTccaggggagggggtggggccaCCTGGGGGCCTAGGACAGCCGTGGGAAAGCTCTGCCGTGTTTTAGATCAGGTAGGGAGGGTGGGTACATGCCAGCTGAAGGCCAGCCCTGCATCCATCGATAGGAAGGAGCTGGCAGGACCCTCGGGTGGGGGAGCTAGGAGGGTTTCTTGTCCAAGGGCAGCCAAGGTGGCTGCACACCCCCAAACCCCAGGTATGATGAACTCAAGACCCCAAGTTAGTTACCACTGCTCCCCATCCTAATAGCGTGCAGCACTGGTCCTGGTGGTCCTCCTCATCGCCGGCGGCCTCTTCATGTTCACCTACAAGTCCACGCAGTTCAATGTGGAGGGCTTTGCCTTGGTGCTGGGGGCCTCGTTCATCGGTGGCATTCGCTGGACCCTCACCCAGATTCTCCTGCAGAAGGCGGAACTAggtgagaggggctggccccaggcagggtggaggcaggccaggccaggccaggcctgaGGGCTCACCCGTGTCCCCATTCTGCAGGGCTCCAGAACCCCATTGACACCATGTTCCACCTGCAGCCACTCATGTTTCTGGGGCTCTTCCCTCTCTTTGCCATATTTGAAGGTACGTTGGGTTCTCCACCTCTGGGCATCTCGGTGCAGCAGATCCCCAGACCCTGCTCTGAGCCCAGCACTGTGGTGGCTGCAGAGGTGACAGTGATCAGAACTGT
Protein-coding sequences here:
- the SLC35C2 gene encoding solute carrier family 35 member C2 isoform X1, with translation MGRWALEVAFVWKAVLTLGLVLLYYCFSIGITFYNKWLTKSFHFPLFMTMLHLAVIFLFSALSRALVQCSSHRARVVLSWTDYLRRVAPTALATALDVGLSNWSFLYITVSLYTMTKSSAVLFILIFSLIFKLEKLRAALVLVVLLIAGGLFMFTYKSTQFNVEGFALVLGASFIGGIRWTLTQILLQKAELGLQNPIDTMFHLQPLMFLGLFPLFAIFEGLHLSTSEKIFRFQDTGLLLRVLGSLFLGGILAFGLGFSEFLLVSRTSSLTLSIAGIFKEVCTLLLAAHLLGDQISLLNWLGFALCVSGISLHVALKALHSKGDGSPKPLKGQGSNPDRELLLWSSQQGEDDYEEEEDCLVAQGQQ
- the SLC35C2 gene encoding solute carrier family 35 member C2 isoform X2 gives rise to the protein MGRWALEVAFVWKAVLTLGLVLLYYCFSIGITFYNKWLTKSFHFPLFMTMLHLAVIFLFSALSRALVQCSSHRARVVLSWTDYLRRVAPTALATALDVGLSNWSFLYITVSLYTMTKSSAVLFILIFSLIFKLEKLRAALVLVVLLIAGGLFMFTYKSTQFNVEGFALVLGASFIGGIRWTLTQILLQKAELGLHLSTSEKIFRFQDTGLLLRVLGSLFLGGILAFGLGFSEFLLVSRTSSLTLSIAGIFKEVCTLLLAAHLLGDQISLLNWLGFALCVSGISLHVALKALHSKGDGSPKPLKGQGSNPDRELLLWSSQQGEDDYEEEEDCLVAQGQQ
- the SLC35C2 gene encoding solute carrier family 35 member C2 isoform X3 → MGRWALEVAFVWKAVLTLGLVLLYYCFSIGITFYNKWLTKGPGSVLQPQGPRGAELDRLPQKSSSDRYTMTKSSAVLFILIFSLIFKLEKLRAALVLVVLLIAGGLFMFTYKSTQFNVEGFALVLGASFIGGIRWTLTQILLQKAELGLQNPIDTMFHLQPLMFLGLFPLFAIFEGLHLSTSEKIFRFQDTGLLLRVLGSLFLGGILAFGLGFSEFLLVSRTSSLTLSIAGIFKEVCTLLLAAHLLGDQISLLNWLGFALCVSGISLHVALKALHSKGDGSPKPLKGQGSNPDRELLLWSSQQGEDDYEEEEDCLVAQGQQ
- the SLC35C2 gene encoding solute carrier family 35 member C2 isoform X4; the encoded protein is MADEELPLPPVHDDAAPGRDLPVLCPVQGPGSVLQPQGPRGAELDRLPQKSSSDRYTMTKSSAVLFILIFSLIFKLEKLRAALVLVVLLIAGGLFMFTYKSTQFNVEGFALVLGASFIGGIRWTLTQILLQKAELGLQNPIDTMFHLQPLMFLGLFPLFAIFEGLHLSTSEKIFRFQDTGLLLRVLGSLFLGGILAFGLGFSEFLLVSRTSSLTLSIAGIFKEVCTLLLAAHLLGDQISLLNWLGFALCVSGISLHVALKALHSKGDGSPKPLKGQGSNPDRELLLWSSQQGEDDYEEEEDCLVAQGQQ